A section of the Malus sylvestris chromosome 17, drMalSylv7.2, whole genome shotgun sequence genome encodes:
- the LOC126609782 gene encoding uncharacterized protein LOC126609782, whose product MLVPPSIPMSSSGIFASLAALMLNCVKKDIDYSPYEEALLLRLKWISTTAWEMLLRSSMVAMQLKTLAGYSRNGKAYVHDLLDVNGRPTLIVDGSMHLSAVSFRSSFVWYFGH is encoded by the exons ATGCTCGTGCCGCCATCAATTCCGATGTCGTCTTCAG GCATATTTGCGTCTTTAGCGGCGTTGATGTTGAATTGTGTAAAAAAGGACATTGATTACTCTCCGTACGAAGAAG CACTATTATTGCGCCTCAAATGGATATCTACCACAGCATGGGAGATGCTCTTGCGCAGCAGTATGGTGGCTATGCAGCTCAAAACACT tgcagggtatagcCGAAATGGAAAAGCTTACGTACACGACCTTCTTGATGTTAACGGCAGACCAACTCTCATAGTGGATGGTTCTATGCATCTTTCTGCTGTAAGTTTTAGATCAAGTTTTGTATGGTACTTTGGTCACTGA